Below is a genomic region from Pseudanabaena yagii GIHE-NHR1.
ATTATTCGGAGTTAAGTTACTCACAGACAGAAAAAGAGTCAAGATTCTTGAAAAGAGCAATCAATAATCTTGATTACTCTTTTCAAGAATCTTGACTCTTTATTAAAGATTCTATATTATGACTTCTGAACTTTCACCAAGATCAATAATGGCTATCAAGCTATCTGTCTTCAACATGAAAGGTGGAGTAGGCAAGTCAACAACTGCCTATAACCTAGCCGTAGGGTTAGTTAAGTTTCACCAAAAACGAGTTTTGATTATAGACATTGACTCGCAAGGAAATGCTGGGGCAGCATTAGGTATTGAAATATGGCAACTGCAAAAACAGTTAAAGGATGTTCTTCAGCGTCATGCTAAGTTATCTGAAATTATTGTTAAGACTAATTCAGGTGTCGATGTAGCGCCTTCCAACATCCTCCTTGCCGAAGAAGAAATTCCTATTTCAGGACTCCCAGGCAGAGAGTTGTTGCTGAGGAAAGCGATCGCCTCGGTCGAAGCGCAATATGACTTTATCCTGATTGACTGTCCGCCAAACATTGGCGTATTTACAATCAATGCACTCATGGCTGCGGAAGGTGTAATTATTCCCGTAGACATGAGCTACCTCGGCTTACTGGGCATCAAAGGAATCGAACGCGCTCTTTCATTAATACGAGACTCTCTAGAACATCCAATTCAGATCGCTGGCGCTCTAGCAACTCGGTTTGATGGACGCAACAACTTGAGCAAAGAAGTGCAGCAATCCTTACATAACCACTTTGGCGATCGCATGTTTAAAGCTGTGATTCCTGAAACGGTTAAATTGCGAGAGGCTCCTAGTCATGGGCTATCTATTTTTGAATACGATGCCAGTGGGACAGGAGCAAAAGCGTATCGAGAATTAGTTGATGAGGTAATAAAATGGCAGTAAAGCGATCGGCATTAGGTAATAATCCACTAGCTCAAGGGATCTTTAGTAAGACCGAACCTGAAGAAGAATCTTTAATCAAGAATCAAGAATCAATAACTATCAATCAAGAATCATCATTCTTGATTGATGGTGAAAAAGAAAAGATTAATCTCAGGCTATCACTCGAATTAAATGACTGGCTTGATAATTTGCTAAAACAAGGTAAACGCAAGCATGGGCAGAAGATTGCTAAGGAAGTATGGGTTCAAGCTGCTCTAGAATTATTTCGAGCAATGCCGATCAACTGGGAGGACATCCAGACTGAAGAAGAACTACGTTCAACTCTTTTGAAACTTGAATCAAGAATCAAGTTTCAAGATAATTAATAGATTCTTGGAGAATAGTGTTGCAGTTAGTTTGCGCTCGCAACTTCATTCAATGGCTTTGATCGCTTGCAACAACTAGCTAGCAAATCTTACTTTTTTGACAAGCAGAAGATAATTTGCTTCAGCAAATAGCAATTGCTAGATTTGTACAAGAAAAGAATCTTGTTTCAAGAATCTTGATTAATGACTCTTGAAACAAGATTCTTTTCTTGATTAGTAATTTGCTCAAGGAATAAACACTTAAAGATTGAAAATAATTCATGCATTAAGCGCGGACTCAATTCACAATAAACAAACCCATTTTGAGTAATTGATGATCATGGGTTAAAAGCTCTAACCTGAGAAATCCCTAGAATCAAGAATATTGAAACTTGATTCTAGATTACAGTTTCAATATTCTTGACAAGTTCAATGCCATACTCAGGCAGTGAAGCAAAAAATAGAGCCTGTAAAAAATTCTGTGTAAATAGCCTTGAAAGCTGCCAATTAGATACTAAAAAATTGATAGCCTCAAATCTGATCAAGGTTTTAATTCAAGTTTAAATAATCAAGAATATTGAGTCTTTAATCAATATTCTTGATAAGTAGGATAAACGACTAGCCTATGGCATGTCATCAATTAAACTAGGGGATAAGGCTAATCAGTCGTTGCAGAATAGAAAAAAGTAGGCGAAAAAAAGACTACGAGTTTTTCGGTCAAACTACTCAACCGTTTTAAGTCTGTCTTCCTAATTGATGACGCATCACTATGTCGTGTCATCAATTAAGAAGACACGAAAATAAAGAGAGAAATTACAAAGAGCCAAATAATTCAAGGAATAGTCAAATCTTTGATTTCTTTAGGCTCCCACTGGAAGATATTGAGGCAAAAGCAGAACAATTTATCTTGATTATTGAAACTTGATTATTGATTCAAGATAAATAGAAGACAAAGACAATGATTAGACAGGCAGTATTTCTCTACTATCAAGAGAAAATTTGTATTAATGATATATTTCCTGACAAATACTAAGGAATAAACGTAGCTAGTGTTGAAAACAATCGATTATGCGCTATGAGCGAGAGCTTAGCAACGACAAAATGATGTAAATATTGCGGAATATAAGAATTAAAGAACTCGATAATTCCCGCCAGAGTTGATTGAATCGATGCATTATCAGCTAGGAGTTTTTCTGTAGCCCCAGACCAAAACTCAACTAGGTCTTGATCATTTGAATCAAGCGATCGCGTATTCACTAGATCAATATTTTCAGTTAAATTTTGGATCGTATTGCTATAAAGGAAATTTAATAGCGGATCGATCCACTCAAAATTGCGCCTGAACTGACCCCACTTAATCCCCAGCCAATCAGCTTTTTGTCTTTGGGACATAGACAGTAAATCAATACCCTTAGCCAAGGCATCTTGGACAAGTTGTGTAATCTGAGACTTGAGAATTTCTAATTTACTCATCGCCTCAGGTGTAATGTCACTGGCGACAATTTTGGTATGGGGAATCTGCCCCAAATCAAAATCAGCCAAGAAATAAATCTGGTCGCCATCCTGAAAGCGATGTCCCGACTTGCGCCCAAAACATTGCTGGACATTAGCCAAGATACGGCGATCGACAAACTCAGCAAAAGCAGGGTCATCCTCATCAGGATGTAAACCCGTTAACACTGCATACTCAGATTTAAGAGCCGCAATATTCGGACAAGGCGTACCCGTCACCACAAAAGTTTTCGCTGTCGCAAAATCATTAGAGCCGCGAGAATCACGGAACCAAATCCCATCGGCATTGTCCGCAAACTTCTTAAAGTCAATCACCATTGTCGAAGGATCAATAGTTTTAAGATGAGTAGCGATCGCCTCCGCCTTTCTTTGTTGTTCAGCACCACGCTGCATGGTCATGCGTCCGATATCTGTCACTTGAAAAATCGTAGGCATCGGTAAAATCCCTGATTGCTTAACCAGATGGACATCGGCAGCCAACCGCATCTTTAAGTCAGCAACATTAATCGTGGCATCCAGATAAAGATTCGCCGCCGATCGCTGGGCAATGTCCCGCAGACGAGCATCAAGGAGAGAGACAGTCAGCTTGCCGCGATGAATATGTAGAGCGCCATGTTGAATCTTGCCAACCAGAATATCTAGAAATTCAGGGAGCCATTGCTTCAAAACATCACGGTTAACCATCTGCTCAATTTCCGTAAAACCAAGAGTAGTCTCTTGCTTGAGCAAAGCATTTAGCCGTGACAGTTCCCGTTTGTCTTTGCCCTTAACCTGCTCAAACTCAGAATCAGCAATGCCATTAACCGTATCTAGAATTGATAAATCAGGTTGAAGTACATCAGCGAGCAAAGTAAGATCGCCAACTTCAGAAATAAGCTCAAGAAGCTCTGTCTTAATTTTTTGAAAATTCAAACCATACTTAGACTTGTCGGCTAATAAATCATGCAGCTTATTGAGTAGATCAATAATTTGATGTTTATTTTCTAAATTAGTGCGGGAGATTTTAGCGATCACCTTGTCAACATCATCCGCATCAACCGAAATTTGGCGCATCATGGATAAACTTTCCGATACTTCCTCCCATATCAGCAAAGTTTTCGAGTAATCATACTGGTCGGGATTTGGCAAACTCATGGGATGGGAGCGCAAAATCTTGGAGTTAAAAGCGATCGCCCGTTCATGTCGAAATCCAAACCCATCACCCGAACTACCACGACAAGCCTTGAGTAAAGGGCAAGTCTCACAAATAATCTGAGTATCAGAGATCCCTTTTTTCTTTAGAGCAGCGATCGCCCCTGTACGAGAGCAATTAGCTCTGGTGGTAAGAGCTTCTCCCTGTTGGGCAAGGCGGAGTTTACCTTTCTTGTTCGTCAAGCCATTGTGACGCGCAGGCAATAATTGCCAATCTTGCAAAGTTGTCGTGGAGACATTACGAGAGTCACCATATATATAGATAATTTTCTCGATGCCATCACCAAACATCTCAGGACGTAGCGAACCAGCATCATGACTTTTGCCAGTACCAGTTGCCGAAGCATCGAGGACGTGTTTGTGAGATCGCAGAGAATTTTGCCAAGATGTTAATCTTTCCCCTGATGCATATTCATAGTCAGGTGCAGTATCAGGCGATCGCTTAACATCACTTTTCGACTTAGATTTAGGGAAAAGCTTATCTGATAACCATTGAAGAGGAGACAGTTTCGTTTTGGGTTGATAATTAGCAATTTGAAAAAACTGTTCAACCGTCAAAAGCTGAATCCCTTCCCTACTAGATAACTCATCAATGTCATCATCAGTTTTGGCAAACTGACCCCACCAAAGAATATCCACCGCAAAATCTAGCTCAGCCAGAAAATCGAGATTTTTCTCATGGCGGCGCATTACTGATGAGTTAGCAATATCCCCTGCATCGATCGCATATTCCAAACGAGTCAACTCAGGTTTAGCCCCAATCGCATCAAAGTAACTTTGTAAAGTTTCTTTACTAGCCACAAACTGACCACCCGAAGCCCCGATCGCCACACAACCACGCAGTTTAGAAGCAAGATAAGGCTTAACACCAGTACCCTCAACCAAAACCACACGCTGATGATCGTCCTGAATATCACCTTGAAAAGCAAGGGGTAACTCTCCATTTTGTTGTTGAGCCGAGATGCCAAAAGGCTTATGCCAACGATAGCGCCCAGAATCGGCATCGCGCAAACGGATTTGAAAACCGAGAATCTGACCCAATGGATTCTTAATTGGCAGAATATAGCCAGAATTAGTTGATTTAGCACCTAAATACTTAATCTCGAACTCAGACAAGCCACGGCTAACTAAATCGGCTCTATCTAAACTATCTAAATCGAGTTTCTGTAAATAATTTTGATAAAGGCGATCGCGTTGAGTCGTATCAGGCAACTTCGCCAAACCATCCCGCTTCGCTTTTTGTTGAGCCAGCCGCAGCCTTAAATTTTTAGTGCGACGCTCTTGGCGGTCTAATTCAGACTCAAGACGCTTGCGGACATACTTACCCGCAAAGTAACCGCCATTAGTTTCACCCAGATATTTCCAATCAGGCAGATCGGCATCACTGGGATGGGTCATACACAGAACAAAATCTTGATTGTCCGAAGCAGTTCGACATTTACCTGTGATGTCATCGCAGATCGGACAAGGATTATTTGATTTAGTTGGTGAAAACTTTCGGGAAGAATACTGGTTATTTAGGGAGATCATTATTTTTGACCTCCGATAAGCTTGTTAAGGACGATCTTTAGATAGATCTCCTCCAACAAGTCTTGTGACTTTAAAAACATCTAAATTGTCCTGATTGTAAGGTTTGTAGCGATTTCAATCAGGAAATAAACAGACTTTTTGAATTCAGTTCGATAATCAATAATTGCTTTTTGCAAAATTTTTAAAAATTCGCAGCAAAAACTGTTGCTAAACTTATATCTTGCGTTAAGATATAAGAAAGCGCTGAACAAAATTGCCGTCGTAAGCAACATCTGTCCATTCCTGGATATTAAATTTAAAAGCCTTCGGGTTTACAAGAAAGCTGGTGAGGTGGAAGTCACTGGCTTTTTTGTGTTTGAAGGGGAAAACGGGTTAAGTAATCTCCTGTAGATAAAAAACTGCAATCTAAGCATACAGCGATCGCTCTAGATCTGATCTATAAAAGATCAAAAAAAGATCAAAATTTTATAGATATCAGTCTGAATAGGTTTGTCTCGCTTACATACTGTCATCTATGACACTATTTTTGAGCAATAGCTGGGCTAACTCTTGGAAGCCAACAAACTCAGAAGCCTGAGTAACGTACTTGGGTAAATGCAGCATTTTGTCTTGATAATGGCGAACATTTGCCACACCGACCGAGATGGGAAATAAAGCAGGATCAAACATCGCTTCATCATTGGGACTATCGCCAACGGTTAGCACTTGCTGAGAATTGAGTTCAGGAAAATGGTTGCTTAACACCGAAGATAAACCAGTAGCTTTATCTTGATGGATTGGTTTGATATGACATTGAACATTGCTGTACGTGAAACTCCAACCCATTTGTTGACATTGGGAAGAGATAGATTGAATATCATCGGTTGATAAATCATTGACATCAAAAGTCCAATCAGTGATACGGAACTGATTATCAGCAGAAGGATGAAGATTCGGAAATAGCTGCTTAACGTGATGGAAAGTATTTTCTAGAAGAATACGATGTCTAGATAAATTGGGAACCGAAGAAAGCAAATCTTGGGTTCCATTTGGCTGTAAAAATATCCCTCCATTTTCCGCGATCGCCCCTTCGACAGGTAAATAATTCACCAAAGCACTGACCCAACCCGCCGAGCGACCAGTCACCAATAGGACTTTAATTCCTGCTGATTGTAAATTCAGAAGAGTCGAGATGAAATCAGAAGAGAATTTTCCATTTTGGGTAAGAGTGCCATCAACATCGGAAGCAATCAAGCGAATGTCGGACAAATCAGAAGAATTTATAGGCGATAGAGGCATAGAAGATGAAATTAAATCCAGAAAAAATCCAAAGCCGATCTAATATATCGTAAAGAATCTGACAAAAAATCTAGCGATTGTTCGCGAGTAAAGAAATTCCTATTTCCAGTCACTATAATATTGACAAGAGAGAAATCTCTGAAACCGATATTTTAGAGCCGTTTGACTAAAGAACTGTAATTCCGTACAAATAAATTTGGAGAGACATCAATGAGAACAAATATTAGCGCAATGATTAATTCAGGCTATACCTACGAAGAACTACTGAGCGAAGGACTAGCCAGTTTTGACGACATCGGACGCTATGAATCAAGATATTCCCTGTATGACGAAAACGCTGTACCAAAACCGACGAAGGAAAAAGTAGCAGAGCCTAAATTACCCGAAACTACACCAAATCCACAAGAATCAGAAATCGACTTTGACTTTTAGAGAGAGCAGATTAACTATGAACCGATGCTATGAAATTTAGACAAATTGACCTGAAAACAGGGCAAGAGCTACCAATACCACCAAAAACAGTCGAGCATACTTACCTCGAACTGAAGATTGGTAGCACCGTAGAACCCAGCAAACTTGCTGTCGGTAAAATGTACGATGGCATCACTGACCGAGACATAGAACGACTGCAAGAGCAGGGATTGCACATGATCCTTGCCAATGGTCGAAGCGCCTACTTTGGCGATCGCGCCATTGCCGAAAAAGTCAGCCAAGAAATCTTCACCAATCATAGTGATGCTGTCGCATATGGAAGTATCCCCGTATCCGAAGCCAAAACATCAATCTACAAAGAAAGCGCCAGAATCCTGATTATTGATGATGAAACCCTAAGCCAAGACCCAGCCACAGGAACATATACTGCTGATTGGGGACAGCAGCCCATCATTCTCAGTAATGGAATCACCCTAAGTGATAAAGCAATGGGAGCGATCGCCAGCAAACTTGGTGATTGCTATAGTCTGATCTCCCCAGATCTCGCTAACCAACTGCAAGCCGAGCCAGACCGTCCATTCCAATTTCGGGCGGGAGTACCCGAATGGCAAGGTGTTTTCAAAGGTACATGTCGGTCTAGCCTGCTATGTCAAGCTTTAGAAGTCGATGGAATAATTGCCAAATCAAGCATCAAAGGCGACAACAAAACCACGACTACAGGTATTCACGAAGTCAGCCTATTCTGGGCAAGAAAAGAAGATGCTAAATTCACTGAACAAAAACTGGGAACCCAGGCTCTAGTCTTCTTCCCCGAAGGAGTCCAAACGGATGTATTGCCCAAGCTCAAAATTAAAGCCGAACTCCTAGCCGAAGCCCAATCCGACCCACGCAAGGTAGCGCAACTATATATAGAGCGCCATGAAAAGCGCCAACAGCAAAGGCAAGAAGAAACCGTAGAGCGCGATAACATTTATCAAATCATTGAGCCAGAACTAGCTTTAGAACTAGGTTTGAGCATTCAAGAAAACACGAAAGCTAATAACTTTGAACAGCCAGACAACCCATCAGTAAATGAACAATATCAAGATTGGCTGTATGACATCCTCAAAGCCGACCTAGTTGATGGTGGTCATTGCCAAGTATTAGAAATGGAAGATATCGCTAAACGCTTGCGAGAATTTCTCCAAAGCGAATGGCAGGAAGTCGCCACAGGAGGGTTGTATGTTCCTAGCGCGATCGCCCAACCACACAACCAACTGCAAGAAGGCGAAGTCAGTTTCACTGGATTACCCGATGGATCTGAAGTTGCCATCTATCGCAGTCCTGTCGCCAATGCTGCCAACTTTGACGTATTTACGAATAACCTTACAGTTTTGCGTGAATTAGATCCTGAAGCCTATATGCAGAGAGGAGTCTGCTACCTCAATCCCAACGATGCGAAACGGTTAGTAATCGACTTTGACGGCGATCGCGTGGGCATAATTCCTAGTCAACTAACCCCTATACAGGAAGCCAGTTCCCAGAAAATCATTGAGCAGTATCCAACCCTAATCCAAGAAATCATCGATAAAAATCTGCCAGAGAACAAACCTATTCAAGTCGAAAAAGAAAAGAAGATTCCCCGCGATCTAGAACATGGATTTGTCAATCTTGCCAGCGCCGCCGTCAATGCTGCTGACAATCCCACAGGTCGAGTTGCCAATTTAGGAATGCGGCTAGAAGCTTTACGGTGGGAAACCCAGTATCTTCCTGATGTTGAAAAATCGGCATATTTGCAGAACATTGGTACACATTTCAAAAAATTACTTGCTGAAGATAATGACATCAAGAAACCCTTTCGCATTCTCAATGAAGAATGGAGAGACAAGATAGTAGAAATCAGCGAGACTTCTACTGCCATATCAAAACTACCTGAGCCTGAAAGAGAAAAAACTGTAGCAACAGGTTTAACGCAGACAGAGAGACTGATTTGGCATCTAGAAAGTCTGGCGGCGGTGAACTTGCAACGCGCTGTTGACACACCCAAAAGTGCCAGAAAAGTCAATGAAGATGAATATCAATTCTGTCAGAAAGTAGCCAAATACAAAGAAGTAGAATGGATTAAAGGCAAAGACAATACCTATGCCTACATTGGTGCTGAGGGCATCAAGACCAATACTCAAGATCCTGTCGGATGGATGGTAGAGCAAGCCAACCAGATTTATCAAGAATATAGTCTGATAGGCGATCGCAACTACAACCGCTTTGACCATATTTTTCCTAAAGACAGCCATACACCTGCTCAGACTGAATGGGCTAAGAGCATATCAACCCAATACAACGCCCTTATCTCGGATGCAGTCTCCAGTCGCAGTAGATTAGAACATGAAGAAGGCATTGCCCTAACCGCCACATCTGCTAAAGGCAACAAAATTGAAATTGTCAGCCTGATTAGCACTAATCCCGATGGTGACTCACCAATATGGGAAATGGCAAGGATAGGAGCTAGTGTCGATATTCAGGTTGCCAAAAACAAAGATTGGAAAACCGAAAAGCTATATCCATACAAAGCTGTCGCGATTATCGATCGAGAAAATAAGGTGGACATTGGACTGATCTCGCCAGCATCCATTGAAGCCTATGGCAAAACCCTAGAAACGGGCAAAATGTTCGCGAATCTAAAACTTGAGTTCAAATTAGGAATATCCAGAAATGATATAGATGACAAGTTTGCTGATGCAGAAAAGTATTTAGAAGTGCAGCGTGATGAGATTCCAGAACCAGAGAGAGAAACTAGAGCCTCGGCGCTGTGGCACAACAATAACCGAGCGATCGCGGGCAAAATGTTTACTGAGGTGGTGACCACGCGACTGCAAGAACTACGGGTTGATAAAATCAAAATCATTGGCTTGCAGTATGAAACCAATGAACTGAAAGATAAACAATGGCAGCAAGATGAAGGTACAGTATGCAGACTGGGCATAGAATCTAACTCCGACAGTCCCATTTATGATAAGCGGGTGCTACAGGTACAAGAAGGCGATCGCTGGAAAAATATGGGTGTACTGCACAGCGACGCAGCCTATATGCCAATCGGTACGCAGTTTATAGCAAATATTAACTTTTCGGCGACTAAGAAAGATGCTGACATCGTACTCGATCCAAATTCCCTGAAGCTGCCTGAAATATGGCATGGACTGTCACCAGAGCGAGTAAAGCAAGCGGTCAATCTTGATGCAATTATTCCTGCACTGAAACAAGCGATCGCTCAAGCATCTGAGAACCAACCGACCATGACCGAATTTGTGGAAAGGCTAGCCGCCGAACAGGTTGGTATTAAAGCTCAAGTGCAATCTGGTGGGAGGATTAATGGAATTACCTATCTTTATGAAGGGCAAGCAGTCAAGGCTAGTTTAGTAGAATTAACTTGGAAAAATCTCGCCGCGATGGGAGTGCGATACGATCCAGTTAGAGATCGTGAAGCAATTACATCAACTCCGATTCCAGCTATACCTCAGACCAGCGATCGCCTAGAAATCCAATCTGAGAATCAAGACAAAGCAATTCCTGAAGTTAGTATTGTCACTTCTATCCAAAGCGAAAAGCCAGAAAAACCAGTAGAAATAATCGGTAAACCGATCCAGATGGTTTATCCCCTGAAGATGCATGGAGAAGTGAATCGATTGCCCGTGGATACTTGTATTGAAGCAATGCGCGGACATGGGAGATCTCACACTACACGGCGATTTGAACCCTATGCTGCCTATAACTTTAAGGAAGGAGATATCGCGATCGCCTATGCAGGAGAGCAGAAAGTTGCCTTTCAAGTGGGAAAGCAGTACAAAATCTCACAGGAAATGTTGACTGATGGGGAATATCAAAAACAATGGGTGGGTATGGAAAAGCATGGAGCTAAGGAATTACTGACATTTCAAGGACATAGCAATACATGGGGAATGCACTTTCAGCCATTGGGAGATTTTGTCGATGGTAAGATAGTGCCGTTTCCGATCGTAGAGAGAGCCACAAATTCCATTGTTGCTGATATTCAGAAACTAGAAGCATGGAGAGAAACTGCTCAATATCTGGGTAAGAGCGAGAAATATGTAGATCGTATCCAAGAAATCATTGCAGGTGAGAGCATATCCGAAAAATCACAGCAAGCGATGTCTAAAGATGGTCAGTTACTGAGTCAGCACA
It encodes:
- a CDS encoding HAD family hydrolase, yielding MPLSPINSSDLSDIRLIASDVDGTLTQNGKFSSDFISTLLNLQSAGIKVLLVTGRSAGWVSALVNYLPVEGAIAENGGIFLQPNGTQDLLSSVPNLSRHRILLENTFHHVKQLFPNLHPSADNQFRITDWTFDVNDLSTDDIQSISSQCQQMGWSFTYSNVQCHIKPIHQDKATGLSSVLSNHFPELNSQQVLTVGDSPNDEAMFDPALFPISVGVANVRHYQDKMLHLPKYVTQASEFVGFQELAQLLLKNSVIDDSM
- a CDS encoding ParA family protein, which encodes MAIKLSVFNMKGGVGKSTTAYNLAVGLVKFHQKRVLIIDIDSQGNAGAALGIEIWQLQKQLKDVLQRHAKLSEIIVKTNSGVDVAPSNILLAEEEIPISGLPGRELLLRKAIASVEAQYDFILIDCPPNIGVFTINALMAAEGVIIPVDMSYLGLLGIKGIERALSLIRDSLEHPIQIAGALATRFDGRNNLSKEVQQSLHNHFGDRMFKAVIPETVKLREAPSHGLSIFEYDASGTGAKAYRELVDEVIKWQ